Within the Cervus canadensis isolate Bull #8, Minnesota chromosome 17, ASM1932006v1, whole genome shotgun sequence genome, the region ATCGGGCGCAGGGGCTTGCACACTTGCTGCACACTTTAGGCTAGAGTTAGCAGCAACTGTAACCGTGCGTGCGTGGGGGAGGCTGGGCTTTTAGGATTCCCCTAACCCGCGTTGGGAGTGTGCGAGTGGACGCGGTAGCACTGTACGcacccaacccccccccccccaccaccgcGCCGCGTTCCTTGCACCCTGCTTTCCGCACACCCCCTGGTTCCCCGCACCCGCTGGCAGACGCTTTTAAATCCGAGTGGGTCGCCGGCGGGGCAGGAGTGTTTGTGCGCGCGGCGGCGGCAAGGAAGGCGGCTGACCCCGGACGCCTCCCTCTGTCGCAGGCTACGAGGGGCCCGGCTCCGTGCTGGTGTCCCCCGTGCCGCATCAGATGATGCCCTACATGAACGTGGGCACCCTGTCGCGCACCGAGCTGCAGCTCCTCAACCAGCTGCACTGCCGGCGGAAGCGGCGGCACCGCACCATCTTCACCGACGAGCAGCTCGAAGCGCTGGAGAACCTCTTCCAGGAGACCAAGTACCCAGACGTGGGCACCCGCGAGCAGCTGGCCCGGAAGGTGCACCTCCGCGAGGAGAAGGTGGAGGTAGGCTCGGGACCCCGCCGGGGCGCGCCCTCTCCCACGAAATCAGctcccccccaccctcctccagccgGGTATGCTCGGCTCTCCCTGGGTCTCCCCGCTCTTTGGAAACATCCCCGGGGCGGCCCGCAGGCTGCGGGAGGGCGCTTTAGGCCCAGGAAGTCAAATGAAAATACGGAAGCGGGAACGGGCCCCCTTCTGCTGGCGTGCGCGCGGGGTCCCTCCGCTTCCCTCGGCgagcctgggggggggggggttgggggtgctCGGGCCTGGCGGGGGAGCGCGCCTTTGATGCTCACCGATGTTTTGTTCTCCTTGGCGCAACAGGTCTGGTTTAAAAACCGCCGCGCCAAATGGAGGCGGCAGAAGCGGTCCTCTTCGGAGGAGTCGGAAAACGCCGAGAAGTGGAACAAGACGTCGTCGAAGGCGTCGccggagaagagggaagaggaaggtaAAAGCGATTTGGACTCGGACAGCTGACGGCCGCGGGCCGGCCGTGGCCCTTGCCTAAAGTCGAAGGACTTGCACACCAGACGATGCTACTTTCTTGCACACGCGCTGCCTTGcgggaggaggggggtgggggtcgAGGAAGAGGAACTGTAAATAGTGTACCGTCCGAAGGGTGGGCGCCTGGGGTCGGGCCGCGCCGGGGCTTGCAGCCCCGAAGTTCAAGGCCGCCGGCGAGTCGCTCCCCAC harbors:
- the GSC gene encoding homeobox protein goosecoid, yielding MPASMFSIDNILAARPRCKDSVPPVAPSAAAPVVFPALHGDSLYGGAGGGASSDYGAFYPRPVAPGGAGLPAAVGGSRLGYSNYFYGQLHVQAAPVGPACCGAVPPLGAQQCSCVPTPPGYEGPGSVLVSPVPHQMMPYMNVGTLSRTELQLLNQLHCRRKRRHRTIFTDEQLEALENLFQETKYPDVGTREQLARKVHLREEKVEVWFKNRRAKWRRQKRSSSEESENAEKWNKTSSKASPEKREEEGKSDLDSDS